In the genome of Polaromonas vacuolata, the window GCCGAACTAACGATTCGTGGCTACGTCAGCGACCCGGCGCAGCTGCGCGCGGTCGCTGAGCTAGAGCGTTGCGCCAGCCAATGGGCTGCGTTTCGCGAGCAGCGCTCTAACGCATTTAAAAAGCTGATTAACCGTCCCGCGATTCCGCGTGGCGTTTACATGTTTGGTGGCGTTGGACGCGGCAAGAGTTTTTTGATGGATTGTTTTTACAACGCCGTCCCACTCAAGCGTAAAACCCGTTTGCATTTTCACGAATTTATGCGGGAAGTGCATCGTGAACTGCGTGAGTTGCAAGGCACGGTCAATCCCCTAGATGAGCTTGGTAAGCGCATTGCCAAACGTTATCGCCTGATTTGCTTTGACGAGTTTCATGTGGCCGACATCACCGATGCCATGATTTTGCACCGCTTGCTCGCCGCCTTGTTCGACAACGGTGTGGGTTTTGTGACCACGTCTAATTTTCAGCCCGACGGCCTCTACCCGGGCGGCATGCACCGTGACCGAATTTTGCCGGCGATTGACTTGCTCAATACCCATTTAGTTGTGCTCAGCGTTGACAACGGCACAGACTACCGTCGCCGCACGCTAGAGTTGTTAAAGCTCTATCACACACCACTTGGGATTCAAGCCGACACTGAGATGCTGGACGCTTTCAAACGCTTGGCGGAGTCGCCGGATGAGGAGCCAGTGCTACACATTGAGTCGCGCTTAATTGA includes:
- the zapE gene encoding cell division protein ZapE gives rise to the protein MRQTVHAAYAAELTIRGYVSDPAQLRAVAELERCASQWAAFREQRSNAFKKLINRPAIPRGVYMFGGVGRGKSFLMDCFYNAVPLKRKTRLHFHEFMREVHRELRELQGTVNPLDELGKRIAKRYRLICFDEFHVADITDAMILHRLLAALFDNGVGFVTTSNFQPDGLYPGGMHRDRILPAIDLLNTHLVVLSVDNGTDYRRRTLELLKLYHTPLGIQADTEMLDAFKRLAESPDEEPVLHIESRLIDARRKAGGVVWFDFKVLCGGPRSQNDYLEIASQFHTILLSGVPAMPVRMSSEARRFTWLIDVLYDRRVKLILSAEVEPDKLYTSGPLAHEFPRTVSRLEEMQSAEYLSLERRDVDTRLT